The Microbacterium sp. W4I20 genome segment CGGAAGCGAGATCAGTGTCTGGAAGAAGAGCTTGACCTTGACGAGACGGTGAATCAGAACGGCCAGCAGAAGACCCGCAGTGTTCTGAACGATCATCGTGCCGATGAAGAAGGTCAGGTTGTTTCCGAAGGCTGCGGCGATCTCCGCTCGAATTCTCTCCGAGTTGAATAGCTCGACGTAGTTCTCGAGACCGAGGAAATCGCGGCGCTTGGACCCGGTCCACTCAAACACGCTGTCGAATCCCACCGACATGAGGGGCCAGATGAGCAGGGTGATGTACAAGAGCAGCGCGGGGCCGACGAACGCAGCCACGAGCAATGCCGTTCCCTGGCGACGATGAGACTTCCGTCGTCGTGCGCTCGTGGCTGCGTTGGTTGTCATGGTTAGCGCGCCTCCCATTCGACGACATTCGCCTGAATATCCGCAGCCACGGCTGCACTGTCCGAGGCGCCCAGAAGCAATGCCTGCGCGCCGTTCATCAGTGCGGCGTACGGGGCAGGCGCGGTGACACCGAAGTAGTCGGTGACCCAGATCATCGGTACCGGGTTCGCCTGGTACATCTCGATGATTTCCTGCAGAAGCGGATCGCTTCCCGTGACTCCGATGACCGAGGAGGGCTGGTTGAGGGTGTCAGTGAAGAGTTGACCGAACTCCGGGGTGGCCATCCAAGCGAGCAGCTTCTCCGCGCCGTCCGGGTTATCTGCCCTGGCACTCATGGCGAACGACCCTTCCTCGTAGCCCCAGACTGGGTTCGCTTCCGACTCTTGGCCGGGTGCCGGGAGGGTGAAGACGCCGTAGTCCTTGTCAGGAGCGAGGTCACGCAGGGGGCTCAGGTCCCATGACCCAGCGGCATACATCGCGGCGTCCCCAGATGCGAGCATCGCGAGCGCGTCCGTGGCGGCCACTCCTCCAACCTGTTCAGGGAAGTAGGTACTCAAGGCCTTGAACTCGTCGAGGGCAGCAATGAAGTTCTTGTTGTCCCAATCGACATCGCCCTCCTGGGCTTTCGCGATGAAGTTCGCTCCACCGTAGGTGTTTCCCACCAGCGCATCGAACGGCATAGGCAGCCCGGATGCGTCCTTGCCAGAGATGGCAATCGGCACGACGCCGGAGGCGCTGATGGTTTCCAGCAACGGCTCCCAGTCGTCTATCGACGCGGGAGGTTCGACGCCGAGTTCGGCGAAGAGTCCCTTGTCGTAGTAGATGACGATGGCCTGTTGGGCGAACGGAACACCGTACTGCACGTCGTCAACTCTGGACGCGCCGAGCGCTTCGTCGGTGAAGCTGCTCGCGAGGTCAGGGACGATAGTGTCATCGATCGCGACCAGCTGCTCCGCGGCCACATAGTTGTGCATAGCGCTGTAGGGGTGCAACATCGCGATGTCGGGCCCCTTGGTTGCAGAAAGGCCTGTCGCGAGAACGGTGGGGTACTCGGTTCCCGGGTATCCGGTGAACTCCACGGTGACTCCGGGATTCTCCTTCTCGAAGGCGTCGAATACCAGGTCCCACTGATCGGCCTGGGTGGTCTGCCAACTCCACACCTTGATTACTTGCTCGCCACCCTCCGCTGCCGGTTGAGTACTCGACGTGCATCCGGCCAACGCGACGACGAAGACACTCGCCGTCGCGATCGCACTGATGTATCTCTTGCTCAT includes the following:
- a CDS encoding ABC transporter substrate-binding protein, whose product is MSKRYISAIATASVFVVALAGCTSSTQPAAEGGEQVIKVWSWQTTQADQWDLVFDAFEKENPGVTVEFTGYPGTEYPTVLATGLSATKGPDIAMLHPYSAMHNYVAAEQLVAIDDTIVPDLASSFTDEALGASRVDDVQYGVPFAQQAIVIYYDKGLFAELGVEPPASIDDWEPLLETISASGVVPIAISGKDASGLPMPFDALVGNTYGGANFIAKAQEGDVDWDNKNFIAALDEFKALSTYFPEQVGGVAATDALAMLASGDAAMYAAGSWDLSPLRDLAPDKDYGVFTLPAPGQESEANPVWGYEEGSFAMSARADNPDGAEKLLAWMATPEFGQLFTDTLNQPSSVIGVTGSDPLLQEIIEMYQANPVPMIWVTDYFGVTAPAPYAALMNGAQALLLGASDSAAVAADIQANVVEWEAR